The sequence TATCTGAACTAAAAAAAGACTTAAGACGGAAAGACGTAGGACGTAGGACTAGTTTTGGTTACCACCTAAAATATATATAGTGTCTTTTATATCAGCGAATTTGTATGGTTCTACCATTATTTGTGTGGAAGGCAATGAAGTCATTTTTATATTGGACATAGGACGAAAGGCTTACGACTATTGATAAGGTTCTATTTAAAATATTTATATCTTTTAAACGAGCATCTGTTTTTTGGTCTTACGTCTTACGTCTTTCCGTCTTATGTCATTTTTTTATTTAGTTTCTAAACCACTCCTTGAGCTAGCATGGCATCAGCAACTTTTACGAAACCTGCAATATTGGCGCCTTTAACATAATCTACATATCCGTCGCCATTTTTTCCATATTGAACACACTCTGCGTGAATAGCATTCATTATTTTGTGAAGTTTGTCGTCAACTTTTTCTGCCGTCCAAGTTAGTCGAAGCGAGTTTTGAGACATTTCTAAACCCGATGTTGCAACACCACCAGCATTTGAAGCTTTTCCAGGTGCGAACAAAATTTTTGCTTTTTGAAACGCTAAAACAGCTTCCGGTGTGCAAGGCATATTGGCGCCTTCGCTCACGCAGATACATCCGTTTTTTAGAAGCATCTTGGCTTCATCGCCTTTTAACTCGTTTTGGGTTGCGCAGGGTAGGGCAATATCGCACTTCACTTCCCACGGATTTTGCCCTTCATTATATTTGGCTCCAGTATATTTTTTGACATATTCTGAAATACGACCGCGTTTTTCGTTTTTTAAATTCATTACAAAGGATAATTTTTCTTCGTTGATGCCTTCAGGGTCATAAATATATCCTCCTGAATCTGAAAGCGTAACTACTTTTCCTCCAAATTCAATCGTTTTTTCGGCAGCATATTGCGCAACATTTCCAGAGCCAGAAATAACAACTGTTTTTCCTTTGAAGCTTTCTCCTTGGGTTTCAAGCATTTTTTTTGCGAAATATACATTTCCATAGCCCGTTGCTTCTGGACGAATTAACGAACCGCCATAGGCAAGGCCTTTTCCTGTGAGTACTCCAGTAAATTCATTGCGAATACGTTTGTATTGGCCAAACATATAGCCAAGTTCACGACCACCAACGCCCATATCGCCTGCGGGAACATCAGTGTTTGGTCCAATGTGTCGGCATAATTCTGTCATAAAACTTTGGCAAAAACGCATAACTTCATCATCACTTTTTCCTTTTGGGTCAAAATTGGAGCCGCCCTTTCCGCCGCCTATCGGGAGCGTGGTTAGGCTATTTTTAAAAGTTTGTTCAAATCCTAAAAACTTCAATATACTCAGGTTAACGGAAGGATGAAAACGCAAGCCGCCTTTGTATGGTCCGATGGCCGAATTGAATTGAACTCTATACCCTTTATTAACTTGTATTTCGCCTTTATCATCAGTCCAAGGCACTCGAAAAAGCAGAGTGCGCTCGGGCTCTACCATACGCTCCAAGAGTTTTTTGTTGGCGTATTTTTCGTTTTTTTCTATAAAAGGGATCACTGTTTCAACAACTTCGGTTACCGCTTGTAGAAACTCGGGTTCATTGGGGTTTTGTTTTTCGACTTCAGAAATGAAATCCTTTACACTTTGTTTCATTGTTTAATTATTTATTTTACTTTTAATGAATTCCTTTCAAAGTAGTGGGTATTTTATGGTTTATATATTTCTTATGATGTTTTATTTAAAAAAATATACTAAAACAACACTTTGCGTATGGAATACACAAAGATAGATGTTGAGATAAAAAAGAGTTGCCAATTTTATACTAATTAGCTAAATAGCAATTTTAAATTTCGATGTTTAAGATGTTTTTATATATTTGTTGAAC comes from Aequorivita sublithincola DSM 14238 and encodes:
- the gdhA gene encoding NADP-specific glutamate dehydrogenase, which produces MKQSVKDFISEVEKQNPNEPEFLQAVTEVVETVIPFIEKNEKYANKKLLERMVEPERTLLFRVPWTDDKGEIQVNKGYRVQFNSAIGPYKGGLRFHPSVNLSILKFLGFEQTFKNSLTTLPIGGGKGGSNFDPKGKSDDEVMRFCQSFMTELCRHIGPNTDVPAGDMGVGGRELGYMFGQYKRIRNEFTGVLTGKGLAYGGSLIRPEATGYGNVYFAKKMLETQGESFKGKTVVISGSGNVAQYAAEKTIEFGGKVVTLSDSGGYIYDPEGINEEKLSFVMNLKNEKRGRISEYVKKYTGAKYNEGQNPWEVKCDIALPCATQNELKGDEAKMLLKNGCICVSEGANMPCTPEAVLAFQKAKILFAPGKASNAGGVATSGLEMSQNSLRLTWTAEKVDDKLHKIMNAIHAECVQYGKNGDGYVDYVKGANIAGFVKVADAMLAQGVV